The following is a genomic window from Plasmodium yoelii strain 17X genome assembly, chromosome: 12.
gtattatatctttatttaatttgaacactaattaaatatatgtgcCATCCAGTACGTTTAATCACGAAATGAAGTTCAAAAGTCAAAATATGGAACTAAAAAAGGGGTgacataacatattttataagttataatatatataattgagggttcatgccgatttaatatgattaaaattaaatgtctatattgcatatattaatatagatattttctatataataattgtcaTTATATAAGCTTTGATAACCCAaagctatattgaattatgaatatcataatatgtttctttatttgatgaaatattttatttagtaaaacttataacttgtatcatatttatttttatttaaatcgtattatccaactgaactgtaataatagatattcataaaatatcgatcgagattcgacaatacaacattatctataaaagacATGTTATGCAtctagaatttttaataatcaataaaaatatgcatattaataaaaaattacattatagATATAGGTATACTATACTTTTaactttcgattatatatagtataattttatgctaattttttaaattaaaataatagaaatagttctatatacattaatttatttactataaagatataatattagattaatcactattaatttttaagctttatagttttgaggcataaatatattacatttaaaattgttaaaaaataaaatataagtatattaataaaatataatgttatagtttgttataataattataaataatttgataGATAAAActagaattattattatacgcctatacatatatataataaaatatttactaatattgaaatattattttattgtgaaaccttcatataattaaacattaatattatcgaaaaaacacataataatacattataaaggtatcaatgttatatatttgttaaagatccaattgGGGATAtatggttttatattataaaaatttaaaccTATGGAAAAAGGGTTAAAGGCTCAATTAATGTTAAAtggtattttattattccatattatattatcattatttaatgaatCATCTTTAATCTTAAACAACATCGTTTTgtcatagaattaataaatatagaatttttaataagttacttgaatttatatacattgataactataacaatataatatataagatcAAAATGAACTATGCAAAACATTTagcaaatatttatctaaatttatatattaaaagagcaaatatatcttatctctctcctcttaaaaggcaatataataacctaattaaacatagttttatattatacttaaaaatgtgcatcaatacttatttatgtgttatatatttaatatttctaagtattattttaaaaataatatgcattcaaaggcttatttaagcttataaatacaggaccagtgctaattgttgttttagcCTGTGGATaagatgtgcaaaatatattataaaattacccaataaggtatatttataaattgaagcatatagaaataaaaataaagttattggactcattaaaatatattttgaagttatctatattaaataaaaataatattaaaattatttatatgcaattaaaaaataaatattacggctcattttttaaatgttataattttagaaaaaactatattatatattataagaagcaagtatatacaaatttaatatatttaaatagtgactatttatatatttttaaggattataataacaatataattttttattttttaaacttaTACAGTATTTGTTTTAGAAAaagttttactaaaaaagaaatattataGGTTTTTTATGTCAAACATAAGTACaaggaaatatattttaaatttattataaaaatatatacatttttataataaagttatttatactagatgttagtaagaataccattttttgtataaaatgaatcatatctatatttaatcaaaaatttattaatcaaccctctatttaaggtaatctagctaattatcataaatagAAATATAACGTTTCTttactaataatattattttgttatgtataataatttaattattaaaaagttataatatatttatctacagacagttgttatatatagggttaaagtatttgcgtcacatattggtatagtatatataaaaacagcatgattttactcaatttacaaatcaaaaataaaaccccATTATAATGGATGGCGAAATAGTATAtgcttttttaataataataataatttcctttacatgttttgatattgtattatatataaatatgattaaagtttattttaataattttttcaataatgcacatttctaataattgtttttaaatgttttcttagtgtaaaaGGTTCAAGAATGTATGGGAAGATTTTCCCGATACATTGAGTAGTGGAAACTATCAATTTAAAAGCGATAAACATTCCCAAACCTATTGTACTAATATAAACTGTGATAATAATGTCGGAAAAATTCATGCTGTATGTTTGTTTTTGTTTAATGCTCTTTTGGGAAGTTCTTCGTTTAAGATTAATGAAAACAGCAAAATCATTATTGTTgaatacattatgatatggttaagttacaTGTTAAGCCGAATCGAAAATGAAGGTAACTCCAGCActctacaatttttttttagtgtatatataaatggtgGAGATTATTATAGTAGTTATAAGGAccttataaataaaaataattattttttgaaaatggataataatattatatctaaattttatggtgcatttaaatcattatgtaactTGTATACTCAATTTGATGAAGACACTGATAATTGCAAGAATTATTTGGAAGGtgataatgaatttattaaaaaatatgaagaacTTAAGAAAGATTCTAAAATTACTAAAGATAATTCCTATAGTCAACTATTGTCTACTTtattaaatgattataataatttaaaagataaatGTAACGATGCTTCATCCTTTACATCGATagcaaacaaattatttatagttttatcgatatttgctgcaatagcaatttttttaggaatttcttataaggtaaataatgaggaattaaaaaaaaaattattatatatatgcaaacattaacaaagAAAACGTatgcttcttaacattttatattagtattcgctatttggatttcggaaacgatttcaaaaacaaaaattaagagaaaaaataaaaaatataaagaagagaatgaatcattaatatatgattcgaagagaaTGACAATTtaaggaatagtaataatgatttatatattttaagaaagtGTCTATTCAGAAGTAATTTTgatcatagtttttatattgtttttatgcTGTGGGTCAGGGTTATGTTTGTGgtacccata
Proteins encoded in this region:
- a CDS encoding PIR protein, producing MDGEICKRFKNVWEDFPDTLSSGNYQFKSDKHSQTYCTNINCDNNVGKIHAVCLFLFNALLGSSSFKINENSKIIIVEYIMIWLSYMLSRIENEGNSSTLQFFFSVYINGGDYYSSYKDLINKNNYFLKMDNNIISKFYGAFKSLCNLYTQFDEDTDNCKNYLEGDNEFIKKYEELKKDSKITKDNSYSQLLSTLLNDYNNLKDKCNDASSFTSIANKLFIVLSIFAAIAIFLGISYKYSLFGFRKRFQKQKLREKIKNIKKRMNH